GCCACCGCCTTTCTGTAATTCAATGGGCCATTCATGTTCGCCGGGAAAGGTGCCGCTGACATGGCTGCCGAATTCCAACTGGCTGTCGACCAGTTTGATGATCAACGACATCGTTTCCGGATCCAGGATCAGTTCGCCTTCGGCAGCGGTCAGTTTATGAACCGGACCGCCGGATGATTTTCGGATCGTGACGGCGGGGTGAATCAATCGGTGTCCGACGACCTCGCGAACGTGGATCGAAAATCCATGGTCCGATTGATAGGAATGCTTCGACCTCAATAGTCGATAGGCGATGTCTTCGATCGACATCATGACCACGCGCCGCAGGCCGGGTTGGCCCCACGACTTGGCGACATCGGAAAGAGCCACCGAAACGGGGCTGAGTAACGCGGCGAAAATGATCGCCGGCTGCAGCAGCTTCATCGGTGAAATCCCGCTGGCCTTCACCGTCGCGATTTCACCGTCCGATGCCATACGTCCGTAAACGCAACACACCGAAAACAGTGCGGTCGCCGGCAACGCAAACTGCAACGCGACCGGTGCCATGAAAGGCATGATCCGCAGCACCGCATCGGGCCCCAGACCTTTGCGCAGCAATTCCCGCGCGACGACGATCAGCAACAGCAGCACGGTCAGAACGACCAACGCGATGACAAAGATCTTGAAGATCTCGGCCAAGATGTAGCGGGTCAGTCGACTGGGCATGAGCGGCAGGTAGGCACGGCGAAGGTCGGCACGGCAACGTCAAACCGACCTTTAGCAAAGTTGCCACATTTCCCCTATGCCAATGCGTGGCTGTGCGGACCACTATCGCGGCACCGCTGAGATCTCGATCCATGATGTGGCGTGAAACGCGTTGCGGTTTCACGTCGACGCGTATCCGTTGATCGGTGGGCGACGCGAACCGAAAGCGACGGCCACCCTAGTTGTCGATGGCCGTTTCGCCGGCGGCCCGATCGTGCTGTTCGCGCAATTGTTGCATCGTTGCGATGATGGCCTCGGCTTGGTGCCGGACGGCTTCGGCAAACTGGCCATTGCTGACGGCCTGTTCGGCGGTCCGCTGGTGCTTTTCCACCTCTCGCCAGTCCATTTCCCAGCACTTTTCGTCGGCGGCGCGCCGCAATTCGTCGACGGTGGTCCGCAGTTTTTCGTTCAGCGAATCGGACGGCTTGGCGTTGTACCGTCGATACGGGGCTCTGCCGCCGCCGGGATGATCGTTTCGCAAACGATTGTTGGCCGGCTTGGCACTCAGCTGCATCTGCACGATCGATGTGATCGCCGCAGACAGGCCCAACAGGATCGCGATCACCATCGACTGATACATGCCGGCAAACGCCAGGACGCCGGCACCCAACAGGCAGGCGACTGCGGCGGACGGAAACAGGCCGGACACGACACGCTGCGTGTCGGCGGCTGGTCGTGCCGGTGGTGTCGCCGATCCGTCGGGCATTCGGTCCACACGGGCGATGATCACCGTGGAATTGTCCGGACCGCCACGCAGATTCGCCAAGTCGACCAAGACGCGGGCCGCTTCGTCGACCGGCAGACAGCTCAAGATGGCGCCAATTTCTTCATCGTCGACTTGTCCCGATAGCCCGTCGCTGCACAGCAAGAACGTGTCGCCGGGTGCCACCGGGAACGGGCCTTCCGAATCGACTTGAACATTCGGGTTGGGGCCCAGCGAACGGGTGATCACATTTTTGGGGATGGATTGGCCCAGCGCGCTGTTGGGGTGAACCTGTCCGCTGGCTTCCATTTCCCAAACCAGCGAATGATCAAACGTCAGTTGGTCCAACATGTCGCCGCGCAGGCGATAGATGCGGGAATCGCCGACGTGCGCGATGATGGCACCATCGGGGATGATGGCCATCGCACTGGCGGTCGTCCCCATGTTGTGGAACTCAGGATTTTCCTGACCGCGGCGGTGAATCTCTTCGTTGGCTTGGTCGACCGAGGCGCGCAGCAGGTCGATTGCCGCGAATTCATCACTGGGCAATTGCGAACCGCCGCGGAAATACGTCGACGCAATGCGATCGATCGCCATGCGGCTGGCCAGTTCACCAGCGGCGTGCGCTCCCATGCCGTCGGCGACAACGAACAGATGGCCACACAGGCCGAATCGTTCGGGGGAATCCGCCAGCACCACCGCGTGGCTGTCCTGGTTATTGGATCGACGCATGCCGACATCGCTGATGTCGGCGAAGCTGATTCCGTGATTCCAGGCTTCGGACACCGACACAATGCTCACGCTGACAAGACAAACCGCCGGACAAGACTGGTCAAAGGGCGGCAGGAAACAAACATAGTAGTCTACTGTCTGGAAACGTCACGTGGGGCCCCGACACGCGGTCGTCAGTCCTGCAGCCCTTCACGATCGATCAAGTCGCCTTCGGTCAGCATGCGGAAACCTTTGCCGGCCAACGTTTCCTGAGCGCTTTCAATGTTATCAACCATCAAAGCGACGGCGGGTTCTCCGTGGGGACGCGACAAAAGCGGATAGGCCTGGATGATGTTCAGTTCCGCCTGCAGCAGCGCCGTGCAAACACGCAGCAATGGTTGCGGTCCATCGGGCAATTCCACGCCGACCAAGTCACTTTCAATGATGGTCAATCCGCTGCGTTCCAAAATGTCGCGGCCGCGGTCGGGGTCGCTGACGACGAAACGCACAAACGCACACTCCGCCGCGTCGCTGATCGACAACGCGACGATGCGAATGCCCGTCCCTTCGAAACGTTTGACCACCTCCAAAAGTTGGCCCACCCGATTTTCCAAGAAGACCGTAAACTGTCGAATGGCCGGAAAGTCGCGGCCACGCATCGTTTTAAAATCGGTCCCCGAATTGGCGCCGAAGCTCATCGTGTCGCTGTCCTCTTGTCATGCGAATAGGGCCCGGGTACCGGCAGAGTTTAGGCCCCGCCGGTCGGGACGGTCAATTCGCCCGACGAATCAGCCCGACCCGTCTATTTTGATTGACCCCTGTGGATATGAATGACCTGTCACGGATGAATGCCAAACAGACGCCCGCCGATCCCTCATCCGATCCGCCGCCATTGGCTGCGATGCAGATCCCCATACGGGTCGCCTATCAAGAAACCGATGGCCAGCGACGGGTGCATCACGCGAATTATTTGAACTATTTCGAGCGGGGCCGGGTCGAAATGTTGCGTGAATTGGGCATCTCGTATCGTCAGCTAGAAGACGATGGGATTTTGTTGGTCGTCACCGAGATGAATCTTCTGTACCACGCAGCAGCCGAATTCGACGACGTATTAACACTGACAACCGAAGCCATCGAAGTCCGACCGGTGCGGGTGAAGCATCGCTATCGCATTCATCGTGGTGATGACTTGATCGTTCAAGCCTGGTCGACCATTGCGGCGGTCAATCGTGAAGGCAAGCCGTGTCGTCTGCCTCCACGGATGCGGGAATTGGCCAGCGCAGCAGAACGTTCCTCCTGAACGCGGGCGGTACGAAGCATCGCCGGAATTGGGGGCACCCGTAGGTGAACACGTGTGTGTCAGTTCCTTTCCGCTACTTTGGTGCCAATGGTAAAAAGCTGGACCTAGCTGGCCAAATCGCTACAATAGACCGCAGGTAGACGCCGAACAAAGACGGGCCAGACCACTGGCACCTCGGACCCGGCGGCGCACCGACCCCCACCCACCCCCGCGTGACTGACGCGAAACAGGCAACCGCGTTCATCGCCTTCGTCCCATTCGTCCGCACCGATCAGTCGGACATAGCAACCTCAGTTGGAGATCGTCGCTTCCGCGGAATTTCCATCGAGACGGCTTGTGGTTCCTGATCATCGCGGCCGTTCATTCACGGATCGATTCGGTGAATGACACCTCAGGTTTGATGATTCGTCCCTGTTGCCTAACCCTCGTCCCTGACTCGATCTCCCTCTTTTCGAATCAGCGACGACCGCGTCACGACCCACCCCACCACGACTGACGAAACTGCCAATCCGGATTGCTGATGCGTTCATCCACGATGGGGCACCGCCTGTCGATCGATGCCGCTGCATCGCCATCGGGTTGTCTGGCCACGGCCCCGACCGGTTGGCTTCGACAGTCTCCACCCGCCTGATCTGACACGCCATGCATCGGAACGCATTGATCGAACGACGGCGCCGTTTGCCGAACCCTTTTGGTTGCCGGTCGGTTTGCAGTTCGCGCCCACAGGCCCGCATTCACCCTGGCCGATTCGGCCGGTGCCCAGCGCGGGCGGCCGTTTGGATGTCGACGCTTGTTTGGATGATTGCCGCGGGTGGTGGTTTCGCAACCGCGGATGAGTCCGACACGCATCCACAGGACAGCCAGCGGTCCAGTGAATCGGACGTCGAAGCCCGCTGGCAAAAAGACGGCTGGGAATTGATGGAGCGGTTCTGTCTGGACTGTCACAACGATGCGTTCCAAGAAGCCGAATTGGATCTGTCGGGTTTCGACACAATCGAAGGGCTGATGCTGGAGGGCAACGGCATGACCGCCGAACGTGTCTTGAACATGGTTCGATTCGGCGCGATGCCCCCGGAAGATTACGACGTTCCCACCGATGGCGAACGCAAACAGCTGGTCCAGGCTTTGGACGCGGCGATGTATTCGGTCGTATGCGACTTGGTGCCCAAGCCTGGCAAGGTCACCGCGCGGCGATTGAACCGTGCCGAGTACAACCATTCGGTCCGCGATCTGTTCGGTATGGATTTGCGGCCTGCGGACGCATTCCCGTCGGACGAGGTCGGCGGCGGATTTGACAACAACGGGGATGTATTGTCGTTGTCGCCAATGTTGATGGAAAAGTACTTGGACGCGGCGATCTCGGTCGCTGATGCCGTCTTGGTCGACCCGGCCGACTTGCCCCGAATTGATTCCGAAGCAGCGGGTGATCTTCTGGTGGTCCAAGGTGATGGGGTGACCGGCAGCTTTTACGGACGGTTCATCACGCCCGAATCGTTCGTATGGACCGAATTCAAAGTCCCCGCCGATGGCAAGTACCGTGTTCAGGTCGCATGCGGGATGACGCGTGAGGACGATGGTCCCGGCCGCTTTGGTTTGTTCGATTCCGACGGTTTGTTGTTGGGCACCTTCGTGGCGGAATACTTCGGCGGTGGTGGCAGCAGCCAGCGCGAATCGGTCACCGTGCATTTGACCGAAGGAACCCACGTCTTGTGTGTCGCGCCGCTGCCTGGTGCGGATGACGATGCCAAAGGTGACGCGAACTGGAAAGTCGGCGAAGCCAAGTTGGATGCCATCGAAAAGCTCAGCAAGCAAGCCATCCGCGATGGCAAAAAACAGTTCGGCAAAGGTCTGACCCCCGACCGCCGCTT
The DNA window shown above is from Crateriforma spongiae and carries:
- a CDS encoding LptF/LptG family permease codes for the protein MPSRLTRYILAEIFKIFVIALVVLTVLLLLIVVARELLRKGLGPDAVLRIMPFMAPVALQFALPATALFSVCCVYGRMASDGEIATVKASGISPMKLLQPAIIFAALLSPVSVALSDVAKSWGQPGLRRVVMMSIEDIAYRLLRSKHSYQSDHGFSIHVREVVGHRLIHPAVTIRKSSGGPVHKLTAAEGELILDPETMSLIIKLVDSQLEFGSHVSGTFPGEHEWPIELQKGGGNRDPSSMRPQDLPLRLIGRERLRQDGAMHETVGKLAAQTAFSILTARPEELAGPQGQAIEWELSSGQRRLILLHTEPWRRWAEGFTCLFFVLVGAPLAMIAKSSDYWSTFGMCFLPTILIYFPLFLLGLEQAKDGHVPPWGVWVGNFVLGGISVILMARVRRY
- a CDS encoding PP2C family protein-serine/threonine phosphatase, with protein sequence MSIVSVSEAWNHGISFADISDVGMRRSNNQDSHAVVLADSPERFGLCGHLFVVADGMGAHAAGELASRMAIDRIASTYFRGGSQLPSDEFAAIDLLRASVDQANEEIHRRGQENPEFHNMGTTASAMAIIPDGAIIAHVGDSRIYRLRGDMLDQLTFDHSLVWEMEASGQVHPNSALGQSIPKNVITRSLGPNPNVQVDSEGPFPVAPGDTFLLCSDGLSGQVDDEEIGAILSCLPVDEAARVLVDLANLRGGPDNSTVIIARVDRMPDGSATPPARPAADTQRVVSGLFPSAAVACLLGAGVLAFAGMYQSMVIAILLGLSAAITSIVQMQLSAKPANNRLRNDHPGGGRAPYRRYNAKPSDSLNEKLRTTVDELRRAADEKCWEMDWREVEKHQRTAEQAVSNGQFAEAVRHQAEAIIATMQQLREQHDRAAGETAIDN
- a CDS encoding acetolactate synthase is translated as MSFGANSGTDFKTMRGRDFPAIRQFTVFLENRVGQLLEVVKRFEGTGIRIVALSISDAAECAFVRFVVSDPDRGRDILERSGLTIIESDLVGVELPDGPQPLLRVCTALLQAELNIIQAYPLLSRPHGEPAVALMVDNIESAQETLAGKGFRMLTEGDLIDREGLQD
- a CDS encoding acyl-CoA thioesterase, with amino-acid sequence MNDLSRMNAKQTPADPSSDPPPLAAMQIPIRVAYQETDGQRRVHHANYLNYFERGRVEMLRELGISYRQLEDDGILLVVTEMNLLYHAAAEFDDVLTLTTEAIEVRPVRVKHRYRIHRGDDLIVQAWSTIAAVNREGKPCRLPPRMRELASAAERSS